The genomic window AAATGCCAATGTGTGCCCAAgacagtggcacatgcttttaatcccagcatttggaaagcaagagacaggcagatctacatcagtttgaggccagcttggctaacataaagagttccaggacagcaagaacaatatagagagaccatgtctgaaaaagaaaaaatgaaaaaaacaaaaccaccaatgaGACAGACTCGTGCTTGACCTGAATAAATATCATATCATCTCCGTAGCATAGCGGTTTGAAGCTGGCTGAACTCTGATGTTTGTGGGGAGTTCAAGAACACAGCTTGGCAGGCAGCACTTAACATTTTCCTGCCATTTATGTCCACCTGGGTCCTCAGGCTAGCAAATTCATTCTTAAGAGTAAACTGCCATTAAAATGTAGCTTTTTAGCTGAGTATGGTGACTCGGATATGTAATCCTAAGactcagaaggtagaagcagaaagatcatcTTCTGCTGTGTAGAGAATTCAAGGTCTGTATAGAGAATTCAAGGTCAAGAATCTTCAAGGTGATCTGCTGTGTAGAGAATTCAGAGTAAGATCAGgctatatgaatgtgtgtgtgtgtgtgtatacatatatatgtcttatATGTCTTGTTTTGGAGTtgtatatttattctttatatattatatatactataaatacgtgagtgtgtgtgtaaatgtgtgtatgtatgtgtttgcatgtggttTTCTCTCCAAAAAGACTGACAgacaccagcctgggctgtggGGCAAGACTGTGATTCTTGTGGCCGGTACCTGCCTGGGCTGACTCCTAGCAGTGTGGGCCACATTTCCCATTTTGCATTATCCAGGTATGGGGTGTGCTATCATAAGGTCCCAACATCCTAAGCCACAGCAGAGACATTTGGGAGAGAAGTCTCAACGCAGTTGTTTCTTAGCACTGCTCATCATGGAGAGCAGAATGGCCTTGCCAAATCTCTCTCTGTGCAATCAAGTGAACTGCTTCACTTGACTTCAGGTAAGAATGGGATTGGATGATTCTCTAGATGCTAAGCCAGGAAAAGATTGAGTGTCTTCAAGAACCACACCAGAAGCcatcattttacacacacacacacacacacacactacacttaCCACAGTTGCTCTCGCCATCCCACATATAATGCTGTATGAGGTTCTCCATCCACAGCTGGGAGCAAATGCAACGTTTTGTGATGGGGTCACAGTGACCGTGACCTGAACATTTGAGAAGGCATCCTGTGAAAAGGGGTGCAGAAATGAGGTTACATGGGCAAAAGGAGGTCTCCAGTGTTCCACTTCCATAGTGGAAGCCCAGAACAAATGGGTGAATTAAAAAATTTCTTAAGAAGTTGAAcatggtggttcacgcctttaatctccatactcaggaggcagagataggtagatctctgaggGTGAGATTAgcctgctgtggtggtttgaaagaaactggccccccaaagggagtgacactattaggaggtgtgaccttgttggagtaggtgtggtcttagaGGAACTATGCTACTGTGGAGGCggactttgagatctcatatatgctcaagccaagtctagtgtctcagaccacttcctgttgcctatgagtCAAGATATTAGAACTTtacacctcagttaaatgtttgtCTTTGTATGAGTTGCCATAGTCATAATGTCTCTTCAAAGCAGTAGAAACACTAACTAAGAtacctggtctacaaaattaGTCCCAGCatggccagagctacatagagaaggcctgtcttgagaaaaaaaaaaaacaagcaaaacctaaAATCTCTTATGAGCCCAGCATGATAGCACACATCTAaaatcctaggactcaggaggctgaagtaggaagaCTGCAGcaggtttgaagccagcctcagctacacagcaatcaTGAGGCCAAACAGGACaccatggtgagaccctgtctcaaccctcaCCATTACCTCCACAACAGTAGCATAAACTCTCACCATCTCACGGCTCAACAGGAAGCAAATTGAGGGAAAAGCCAATTCCTACCATAGAGAGAACCTTAACATTTACCAAAACAATAGCCTCTGAGAACGTGTGCAATGGAAGCAATTGGGACTGCACAGTGGTTTGTCTTCATCATAACACTATTTAAATCATCCCGACAGCTCACAGGTAGAAGAGTAGTTGTGTGATTACAGAACACACCCAGGGAGGAAAACCAGGGAGCCACGAATGTCTCATGGAAATGAAATTCTAAAGGATTTGGGGAAATAATAATGGTATGACTTAAAGTTTAAAGACACATGAGAATACCTTGatgtagctcagcggtagagcacTTTGCCTAACATGTGTAAGACACTAGATTGAGTGCCCAGcaacatacaaatacacactcacacacagaagcATACTGAAAAATCAAATCATCTTGGttgtattttatttcctaaaGATGGAGCAACTTAGAAGGAATACCTCAGAATAGTAACAAAAGTTATATTTGGGTGATGGGAATTCGAAACTCTACATACTAGaggattgttttcttctttgtccatTTTGGGATAGTTCAAATTTTCTAATAAATAAATCACTACTTTGGgctcttagaaaaacaaaagattctacttcaaaaaaaaatcaagttatcaAGTTGCGCATGTTACAAATAAGAGAGTCAATGGTAGGCTAGTGCATCTCTGAAACAAATTATCCTGGTGCAAACATCATATGCTGGTAACTCATTGAGATGACTGCTCCATTAACATTTACTCATAAGATGAGGACAGGGACCATGGAACTATGAATCAGTTTGGTATCTTAAAGGAACAAGCAGAACTAGAAAATATAGTCACCACAGGAAGAGATGTATATGCTATCTTAAACTGGCAGGAGAGATTTTTGAAATAATGACATATGACACTACTGTTCTCCGGTTTCTGTCCAAGACAAGAGTAGTGGCAAATGTGTCACAGAAAACTTACTGGAGAAATAAATGTAGAGTCCCTGGAGTGGGGGCCTTGAAGGGAAAATATCTGTTTCTGTGGCCAAATTCCTGAATTTAAAAGGGAAGGGCTCATAATTCAGAGGaatacagttcatcatggcaaAGAAGATGCAGTCATGACAAGGAAAGGCAGCTAGCTGGTCACAGTCTTCTACAGTCAGGAAGTAGGAATAGTAGATAGGGGGATGGGGTAAGTGGCTAGAAAACCCCAAGACCAACCCCAGGGGTTCACCTCCTTCAGTAAAGCTCCACCTCCTAAGAGTTCCATAATATTCCAAACAGTGTTCAGAGACACTATGGGGAACATTTTACATTCAACCACAACAGTGTCCATGTTGCGCCAATAAAACTCCTGTAATTGGCAGATCTGGtttattttattagaatatttCCATGGGAGACATACCTGCTGTGTCTACCCTCAAGACCTTGAAAAGTAGGAAGGCTGCCTTTTCCTTTGAAAGCCGCCTGTGCAGATTCCGGGCCACATCAGCAGCTCTGAGAACCTTGAAAGGTGGCCCGCtctgtacataaaatacaatcaCGGTGCTGTAGAAAAGACAAGAGGACGGTCACATGATGAGACAGTGGCTAGCAAGATGTGCCACCTCAGCCATCTGACCTAGAAAGGGAGCAGTACAGCTCTGTGGCTTGTTCTTTCCCTTAGCATGTTTTAATGTTCATCCATGTTGTTGCAGGCATTATAGGATTCATTTTAACTGCCAGTTAATATTCATTGTATCTatgtatatttctctctctgtgtgtgtgtgtgtgtgtgtgtgtgtgtgtgtgtgtgtgtgcatgtgtaaatgaTTTGTATAATTTGTTTGTATTTGGGTGTAGATGTGAAGGTCAAGGGTCAACTATGGGGGTCATTCCTCAGAAGCCACCCagcttgttttctgaaacagggtctttttccttttgttttttgagacagggtttctctgtgaagcactagttgtcctgaaacttaGTCTGTGatgaggctggcttcaaactcacagagatccgactgcctctgcctaccaagtgcttggaataaaggtgtgcaccaccactataCAGCTAGCAGAAAATGAATCATATAATGCCTGCAACAACATGTTCTACACACCTGAAGAGACATCTCCTGCCCTGTGGCTGGAGAGTCTCCACCAGGATCCTGACCCTCAGATCAGAGACTTTTGTTAGAGGCTGGATCTGACCTCCAGCTAAGACATATCACACAGAGAGCAGCCTTTCAGAGACAGGCTTAGGATTGTACTTAGGAATTCAGTACAAACCTTGCATGATGACCCTCAGCATAATAAAATGTAACTCTTGTCATACCAGCTATGCATGCCTACCTTCTTGCTTGAGACAGTAGTGTAGTTATCATATCTGGCATCGGAATGCCACGTGCTGGGCACGCAGCTCCATACCTGACATCCGTGTGTGCCTGAATCCTGAGCACCTTCACGTCCGAGTCCAGCACATTCAGAAGCACAGCCAGCTGCCTCACGAGGGTTTCCTTCTGCTGCTCTGTCAGCTGCTCCACACCAACCTGCAGGATCAGCTCCACCAGGCCGTCCTTCTTGGGGTCTGAGGAGAGAGAAGATAGGATTTTCACCATGAGACCACAGCCTTGGTAAGGCAAGGAGCAGAGGCTGTAGAAaggttcaaagccaggctgggcaTGTTGggtcaggagacagatgctggctCAGTACCcacaggtcctgggttccatgccccacaaagcaaaaggaaggtcaaaataagcaaataaatttaaaagaactcTTGTCTGTCTATCATATTTAGCTTTAGGACTCAGATTATCCTAAAACAGCAGAGGCATGGATTGTGGTAACATGTGCCTACAACATCAGCACTTGGCCCTgggggcaagaggatcagaagttcaatgtcatccttcCTGCACAGGAAgtctaggccaacctgggccacaTAAAACTCTATCttaaaaagaatgagagagacagaggaagaaagaaggaaaggaagaaaaggaagggagggagggagggagggagggagggagggagggaggaaggaaggaaggaaggaaggaaggaaggaaggaaggaaggaaggaaggaaggaaggaaacaaaggcaGGGAGAACACCACAAGCCACTCTGgagtattttataaatttcattCCACTTTGTTATCTAGTAGCTTTTCTCTCAAAAGATAATCAACTATAGCTTTGGGCTACATTGAAACTCTGACACCTCCCTTCCCCAGCACCTGAAACATTGTTTTCCTGCTCATAGGTGCTACCTAGTCCAGTTCATGTAGCGTCACCATGCCCACCTCACTGAGGCTGCCCTCCCTCAGCCTGACCGTGTTCACTTCATGTTAAATCAGGAAAGCAAAATCTTCCTTTCAGATATAAACTCCTACGATGAGACTGGCCGAGAGGAGAAGCTGGATACTGAGGAACTCCTACCCCGGTGACATCGGCTCGGCACACACCTGGTAGCACCTCCACGGTGGCAGTGTCTGAGTCCGACGCCCCCTGACTGTCCGTGACTAGCAGATGGAAAGTGTAGACTCCTTCCACCAGGTTGGTGAGCTGCAGAGCCACCCCGTTGTCAGAGCCTCCGATGACATCCTGAGAAGTGAGGAGAAGCACAGGGCAGCTGTCAGTTTTGTACCCAGTCTCTGAGCCTCTCTGGAGCTCAGAGCTCTGAGTTTCTTATTTTCAGATGTATATGACTTATttggctgggggagggaggaagggaaaggggtaAGGTTTTAAATCTTCACTTCCTCCTTATGTGGAACACCAGTGGGTACAAGGACCAAACAAGATGTGACAAACAACTTTCAGAAATTTCCAAATGATTAATTAACAGAGGACAAGAGCTTAGTTTGAAAGTCCCAGGACAACGCATGGAGTTTTATGGTCTCCTCGTCTAACATAGTTATATAATGCTGTCCCCTCGTATCGCCTTATGGCATATCCTATCCACCTTCTCAAGTGACCCAGAGCCTTGTACACAGATCACTCATTCAACAGGCCCAAGTCccaaagagtgagagagaaatcTTTTGAGCTCTACTTTTGTCTGTCCTTGTTGACCAGAATGAACAGCAATGAAAAGTTAGGAATCTGAACTGCGATACTGCAGCTACAGTTAGGAGCTAATCTACCATCTAGCTCTATAGAATTCATTCTAAAAGTACTTTCAGATGTACAAGGTGTTTTCAGTCCCTTCCCTGTGCCCACACTTTTGGTATCTACAAGAAATCTTTTTGTAGACATCAAGTCTTTAGTCATGAAATAAAGGAAGACGCAGGGAAATGTACAATCAGAGGCAGAGTGATCCAACAGCTTCCAAAAGCTAAAGATCTGGGCTGGTTTAAGACTGAGCTCTTTGGTCTTGGCCAAGTCACGCTCCATCTCTACATTTTACTCACTGCCGCTGTGAAGTGGAAGTGGAAATCCCCATGCATCTGACATACTTGATACACGgaggaagaaaactaaaacagGAAACTTGGCTTCCATGTATCTCGTGATGCCCAGCCTTTCGATATTGTGACGTAATGTTGTCATCTACAAATGTGTTGGCTGGATTCACAGCTGTTCTAGGACACAAGAGGCCTGTTACCATGAGTGGGACACACCTGTATGATGTGCTAGCCTACACAAAATCAGATCAGGAAGAGGACTTCAGCTTTGCTTAAACCTATCAGCACCCTGATGTCTCCAGCCCTCAGAACCCCGAATCTTATTGGGGAGATGACATGGTAAGAGAGAAGTCACGTATTCAAGCCCTAATCTGCAATATGACCTAAAGTTAGAATTTAGAAGAAGGTAATTAAATTTGAATGAGGTTATGGGGTGAATGAGGATTGGGGTCCTTATATAAGAAACCTGAGAACAGTTCTCCCACCTCTGTCCTCCTTTCTCACATGGCCACAAACAGACATAGTAAGTGGGTGGCTACCCCGGATGCAGAAAGAGATCACTCACCACCTTGGTCCTGTGGTTTCAGTTGCCCTGCCTGCGGCCTTTTGTCACAACAGACCACACCGACTAATCTGTACACAGTGTACATGGCTGAGGGGACAGTACCCCTCAAGTACTCACGCCAGCAGCTGGACTCTGGCCGTCCCGGATCCACAGATAGGACACAATTCCTCGGTCATCAGTAGACCTTGAACCATCCAAAGTAATGGAATTATTGGGAAGTGTAAGAACATGTCTGCCACCGGCCTGGGCTCTCGGAGGACTGTTATCTTCTAAGTCAGACACCgcaaaaacaaaaggcaagaaATTGACTTAAAACACCACCGACAGCGTGGCATAAAACACCCACAACTGCTCCATCTTGTAGCCAAGGTTGTTTTAGATAGCCCAAGGCATTATTTTCTGCCCCAACCTATAAGATAAGATATAGCTAGACATTGAGCAGCTCTCAGTCCAATGGgaagacaaacaaaagcaagaaatttTACTGAAAAGTTTACAATAAAAACCAATATAGACAGCTAGGGATCtacagtggtaaagtgcttgcctagtatgcctGAAGCCCTCCGTCCAGTCTGTCATCAAATAAACCAGGCAAGGTcctgcatgcttgtaatcccagcaagcaagaggatcagaaattcaaaaacttgtctttaaaaaattggTGGGAGGGGTATATGGGCCAactagatggcttagtgggtaacaGTGATTGTCATCAAGGCTGATGGACCCACATGGTAGTCAGAGAGAACTGACTcgctgaaagttgtcctctgacctacacacacacacacacacacacacacacacacaaacacaaatgcatgcatgctcacactgTGGCAAGCACGCTCCCATtccatacatacacaggcacaataaataaaaacaataaaaaattgtgaacttctgctttaaaaaacaaagtacatAACTTGAACGTCTTTCTGCTCTTGGGTTTccaagagagaagaaagcaaacCACAGGCCTGAACCAGATCTTTTCCCTGTAAAAAATGTAGGCCCATGGCTTCTTGCTCTACACTCACGGAGCAGGCTCATGGCTTCCTGCTCTCCATACTTCCTGGAGCCAGAGAGGACTTAAATGAACTCAGCTGCCAGGGAGAAGGTTGGCGCCCCCCGGGCAGAGCTCAGTCAGCTGTGAACTTATGAGCAAACACTAACAGGGCTGGGTAATCATCATCTGACTTGGGGACCTGGGAGACTGGAAGGCAAGGCAGGTTCAGGTCCTGTCACCAGATCCACTTACCCTGCTTCACAGCCACGGTGAGGGTGGATGTGCTGCTCAGTCCCTGCTGGTCTCTCACGGTTAGACGGAAGTCATAGGTACCCACCTGAAGCCCAGTGACAGTGGCTATGGCTTTGTCCACATTCTCCATCTCCACGGCACTGGGACCCCTGTAAAATGGGGTTGTTGTAGACAAAAGGTGGGGCGTGAGATCTGAGCCCTAGCAAAAGCTTCTACTTTTGGCTGCAGTGGCCATCTGGGTTTCTACAGAGGTCTGAGGTAACTGTACACATGTTCTCTGGCTTGGCATGAGGGTCAAAGCTGAAGCCTTTTTCAAACCAAATGTGCTGGGTTCTGGGAAAAGGGTTTtcatcctttttctcttttgagatgcCACTGAAATATTCTCCCTTTAGAAAATGGAATCTTAGAAATTGCTcacacctttctttttctttctcttttctttttcttttttctttttttagattgagtctcactatgcagcccatgttagtcttgaactcatgacaagctttctgcttcagcctcctaagtgctgagattaaaggcatgcactaccatactCAACCtcctatttcttctttgaatGAAACTCGGTTAAGCCCTCATCGAGCTCCAGGGCATGTGtagaagaggaaggcaggaggcAAATGGTCTGCCATTGGAGAGAGGAATTCTGTCTAGTCATTGAGACCCTAGGACTGGCTGGCAGACAGGTGCAGTTTTGTGTCTCCAAGCAGCCTCTTTTAGTCTAGGTACCCTAAACTACTCGCCCTTGCTTATTTCCGTAAGCCTGCGTTTTTCAACTTTAAAATGGGATGATGCAGCCcagcgtggtggcacatgccttcagtcccagcacttggcaggagGACCATaagtggatctcggtgagttgaAGGCCAATCTGGTCTGCGTAGAGAGTTCTAGACGAGCCAGGACCAcataggaaaccctgtctcagaacaagcaaacaaacaaaatgggaaCAATGCAATTCCCTCCCCAGAAGCCATGTAGAGTACTGAGATCCAGTAGGTAAAACAGGAAATGTTACGATATGAATTTCACCCCGGACTCTGCACACCTGCTCTACCCAGTCACTGGGGCTGGTTGAGTGTAGACAGACCACCCGTGGCTTTCCCTGCATCTTTTTTTGCCAGGAAGCTCATGGTTCACCAAGCCAGCCCTGTCCACCTGTTCTGGGCTCCGCTTCCCTCTACTGCCCACCAGTGTCCAGCTCCCTCAAAACactctcctttttttgtttgcctgtttgagATGGGGGATCTTGCTTTGGagcttaggctagccttgaactcaagagtttcctgcctcaacctcccaagtgcaaggattacaagcatgcagcACCACTTTTATCAATAAGGCCTAGTTACTCTTTGCTCAAATCTTGACTCCTCAACAAGCCTGAGCTGCTGTTTAGTACAGTCCTCCACGGAAGGGATGCTGCCACTCGGCGGTGACACGGCTTCAGACCTGGGTGGGTACACTACCTGATGTGCTCCCAGTGGTAGCAGACAATGCCGTGGTCATCGCTGCTCCTGCTCCCATCCAGTGTAGCACTCTGTACCGGGAAGAACAGCTCCTTATCAGGGCCTGTCACCGCCACTGGAGCCTGGTTGTTCTCTAGAATTGCAGACAttcaagagaggaaagaagagaaggaggaaggaaagcaggaaggaggcagaaagagaaggaagaagaggaggaagggaaggagagaagaagaaagaaaagaaggtgagagggaggaaaggattatggggaaagcaaaaggaggaaagagggaagaaagaatgcaggggaggaaagggagccgAAATCAGGGTGCAAAGACTTGCACTCTCTTGTCTGCAGCTCCGCTGTCTAGCACAGTACCTGCTAAACAGCAAATGCTGACAATATCTCAGTTGTGGGCTGGAaagacctggtttcaattccccgtacctacatggtggctcacaacagtctgtgacCCCAGTTCTGACGCCtccttctggccttcacagacacTCAACACAAGCcaaacacccatgtacataaaaataaatatttttaaaaggaaaatatttcagtggaaagtggaaagaaaggaaatgaagtaaAACATCACTCCTACCGTTTCTGCTTCCAAGCGAAGAGTCACATAGCCACAGCCACTACCATGGAGATAGTCTCTTTCCCCCACTGTCCTCCTTAAAATGAATAGTGGCTCCCTAATTTCCTAAGGGCAAACATCTACAAAGCCCTTCATGAGAGCCCTGCTCCTCTATGGATATCTCATTCCAGGCCTAGACCTAAGCTTTTTTCTCCAGTCataccattatttttatttttatttcatttcattttatttttagttcttcaaTGTACCCAGGCCCCTTTCATCCTATGGCTTCTGGGAATCTAGGTTCCTCTTTCTAAACATCTTTCTTCTTGCCCTCCATTCCCCATCCTTCTCCTCCTGGCCACCTGCCATGGGTGTGTTAACTGGGACCCCAGCAAAAGCTATCTATGGGCCCAAGTGCTCTGTAGGTGCTCTTTATATGGGCACCCTTCCTGACTGAGGAAAGCTCCTGAATAAGTCCATGTCACTTCACATGTACTTGCCACAGCCttggaagggcagaggcaggttcaTCCTCTTTGATTCCATATCCCTAGGGTCTGGCTCAGAGCGCCTTTTACATATTAGTTAGAAAATTCATTAGTTGTCTTTCAGCTGAGACTGTCCCCATCGTCAGTCTACCAGGTGACGGATGTGGAGACAGCAGGCCTTTGCTAGAGAAGCTTTGGAGCCAAGATGGTTGTAAAACAAGGTCTAGCTGGCTACCTATGACTCTCCTGAAAGCTACAGGTAGCAGAGTCCTGGGTTTTTTGAGACTAATAAGAGAGTGGAGCCTGGGTCAATGCCCAAGTGTCTGCTGCATCTGGGTGTCAGGTCACACAGTCAGCCAGTCTCCCCAACACGCCCTGGAACTTTCCCAAGCTGAGTATGACAGGCACAGGAGTTACCATGTGATAAATCAGAGCCACGGGTGGTGCTGACAGTGACTCTCATGTTGTCTCCTGTACTGTGGTTTAGATTCAGAACCTCGAAAGGAAATCGGTTTCTCATGCCACATCAGCTCTCATGTCTGATTTCCTGTCAGCTCAGGAATCTCAGGACGCTACCGCCCAGTTAGTTAGACACATCTGAAGCTCAAGGATCTAGTTTATCATTTCTGCCTTCATCTCTGGGGTCAAATCTCATCTGTGTCTCACCTACCAGCCTGGACAATCACAGCGACCGAAGCAGTGGATTGCTGTCCTGAGGAATCCGTCACCGTCAGCTGAAATATGTACTCTCCTTCCTGCATCTCAGACAAGCGGAGGTATGGGGTCCGCACTCCCTACACAGTAGCAAACGTGAGAAGGAAACAAGAGGAAGACTATCAGTACAGAAGTCGAGAGAACAGCGTGGCACGGCAGGTGCTAATGGTTTCACCTAACGCAGAGAACCTACATGAAAACAAACTGGGTGCAACGGTGCAGGCCTCACACACCAGCTATGCGGTGTcctaattagattttttttttcaacttgacccaagccagggccatttgggaagagggaacttcagtgTAGAAAATGCCtcaatcagattggcctgtaggcaagtctgcagaagtattttcttgattaatgacagATTTCGGAGAACCCAGCCTACTGTGAGTGGTGCTGCCCCTAGGCAGGAGGTACTGGGTTGTATGAAGAAGCCATAAGGAGCCAGCCAGTGAGCAGTGCCCCTCCtcggcctctgctttagttcatgcctccaggttcctgacttgagtttctgccctgacttcccttgacAATGGGTTGCAACCTGCAAGGTGAAATAAACTTTTCTGCCCCAGTGTTACCTTCAGTCATGgtctttatcccagcaacagaaagcaaacaaagactcttgggaagctgaagcaagaaGGTGGCAAATTCAGTGCCTGCCAGggatacagagctagttcaaggccaatctgcaTAATTTAGCaagaccttgctcagccttaaaaacataaaaaggggggctggagagatggctcagcggttaagagcattgcctgctcttccaaaggtcctgagttcaattcccagcaaccacatgggggctcacaaccatttgtaatgaggtctggtgccctcttctggcgtgcaagcatacacacacagaacattgtatacataataaataaatattaaaaaaaaaaacataaaaaggaagaaggataTTCCTTGCTTGCCTAGTATATGTGAGGTGCTAGGCAGTGCatgcaaaaattaaaagaaagaaggaaggagcaggctgtgaggtgcatgcctttaattccagtacaggggagacagaggtaggcagatctctgtgattttggaatcagcctagtctacatagcaagttccaggtcagccagaactacatagtgacagcctgtctcaaaaagggggtaGTGGAAAGGGGGAGAGTAgaaggagaaagataaaaacaggCGTGAACCCAAGAAAATGCAATCTTGAGTCTGTTGTGTACTCTCACAGCACTGAAGGAATGTAAATTAATAAAACCTGGAACTCAGTACCGCAGTGTTGGAACAGGGTCCAAGAATAAGGAgatttctgagtgcttgtgagaaaactccaagacaCCAAGATGAGaatcttgtgacctcagtttcttcaaaaacacagaattgttcttggGTTATGCTTTAGTGCCCCTCCCCGGTGTAGTGAATGGGAGTGAGTTCACTTCAGATAATTCATTACAACCAGCTAGTGTTATTTGTTCATGTTCATGGGCAAACATGTTTTTACCATGAGCAGCTGTTCACCACGTGTGGCTTGCCCTGTGATTAGACATTTTACGCATGTTACCCCAGCTAACCCTCGGGGTACAAACTGTCTGATGTGCTGAATAATTGGCTGTTGCAAGGGACTTTAGTCAG from Microtus pennsylvanicus isolate mMicPen1 chromosome 4, mMicPen1.hap1, whole genome shotgun sequence includes these protein-coding regions:
- the Kiaa0319 gene encoding dyslexia-associated protein KIAA0319 homolog isoform X3, with protein sequence MNHPIDFQGEIKQENKPILHLPQLSVGLYTFRVAVSSENAFGEGYVNVTVLPAARVNQPPVAVVSPQIQELTVPLTSALIDGSQSTDDAKIVSYHWEEVNGPILGEVFPADGPVLRLLNLDPGNYTFRLTITDSDGATNSTTATLIIHDAVDYPPVANAGPNQTISLPQNTITLNGSQSSDDHQIVLFEWSPGPGGENQEVVMQAMRTPYLRLSEMQEGEYIFQLTVTDSSGQQSTASVAVIVQAENNQAPVAVTGPDKELFFPVQSATLDGSRSSDDHGIVCYHWEHIRGPSAVEMENVDKAIATVTGLQVGTYDFRLTVRDQQGLSSTSTLTVAVKQEDNSPPRAQAGGRHVLTLPNNSITLDGSRSTDDRGIVSYLWIRDGQSPAAGDVIGGSDNGVALQLTNLVEGVYTFHLLVTDSQGASDSDTATVEVLPDPKKDGLVELILQVGVEQLTEQQKETLVRQLAVLLNVLDSDVKVLRIQAHTDVSTVIVFYVQSGPPFKVLRAADVARNLHRRLSKEKAAFLLFKVLRVDTAGCLLKCSGHGHCDPITKRCICSQLWMENLIQHYMWDGESNCEWSVFYVAALALTLTAVTGAVAWLCICCCRRRKRTKIRKKTKYTILDNMDEQERMELRPKYGIKHRSTEHNSSLMVSESEFESDQDTLFSRERMERGIPKGSLNGSARNGASFGYCAKDR